From a region of the Roseivirga sp. 4D4 genome:
- a CDS encoding acetyl-CoA hydrolase/transferase family protein, protein MKVNSAQEAVAIIESDQSVFVHTAAATPVPLVEAMSERAPELHDVKVYHMHTEGAAAYADEAHHKSFEINSLFLGGNVRKAHSAGRVNFIPCFLSEVPIMIRSGVIPVDVALIQVSPPDKHGYCSLGISIDATKAAVDCAKVIIAQVNPRMPRTHGDGLIHISRLTRYFEATTELPELPPHALTPEEKAIGEHVAQLIDDRATLQMGIGAIPDAVLACLGNHKDLGVHTEMFSDGVIPLMEKGVITNKYKSRHKDVLVSGFMIGSRKLYDFVDDNPMIRMLDIEYVNDTKVIRKIDNMISINSAIEVDLTGQVCADSIGTTMYSGVGGQMDFIRGASLSKGGKPIIALTSTTRRGESKISSVLKPGAGVVTTRAHVQYVATEYGVANLYGKNLRQRAKALTEIAHPDHRESLEKAAFERFK, encoded by the coding sequence ATGAAGGTCAACTCTGCCCAAGAAGCTGTTGCAATTATCGAATCTGACCAGTCTGTGTTTGTCCATACTGCGGCTGCCACGCCTGTTCCTTTAGTGGAAGCCATGTCGGAACGCGCGCCAGAACTGCACGATGTCAAAGTCTACCATATGCACACAGAAGGTGCTGCCGCCTATGCAGATGAAGCGCATCATAAATCATTCGAAATCAATTCGCTCTTTCTGGGTGGCAATGTGCGCAAAGCCCATTCGGCAGGTCGAGTCAACTTTATTCCATGCTTTCTAAGTGAGGTACCCATCATGATCCGCTCAGGCGTTATTCCTGTAGATGTTGCCTTGATTCAGGTTTCACCACCAGATAAACATGGCTATTGTTCACTGGGTATCTCAATTGACGCAACCAAAGCAGCGGTGGATTGTGCCAAAGTAATCATCGCACAGGTGAATCCCAGAATGCCGAGAACACATGGGGATGGGCTGATTCATATCAGCCGATTGACCCGCTACTTCGAAGCTACAACGGAGCTCCCCGAACTACCTCCGCATGCCCTGACTCCTGAAGAAAAAGCCATCGGTGAGCATGTGGCTCAATTGATCGATGACAGGGCAACGCTTCAGATGGGTATTGGTGCTATTCCCGATGCAGTATTAGCCTGTCTCGGCAACCACAAAGACCTTGGGGTACATACTGAGATGTTTTCGGATGGTGTAATTCCCCTAATGGAAAAGGGCGTGATTACCAACAAGTATAAATCAAGACATAAGGATGTTTTGGTTTCTGGCTTTATGATTGGCAGCCGTAAACTTTATGATTTTGTCGATGACAACCCCATGATTCGGATGCTAGATATCGAATATGTAAACGACACCAAGGTGATTCGGAAAATCGACAATATGATCAGTATCAATAGCGCTATTGAAGTCGATCTGACGGGACAGGTCTGTGCAGATTCCATAGGCACAACCATGTATTCGGGTGTCGGTGGACAAATGGATTTCATCCGTGGGGCTTCTCTTTCCAAAGGAGGCAAGCCGATCATTGCCTTGACCTCCACCACCCGAAGGGGTGAATCGAAGATTTCCAGCGTCTTGAAACCTGGGGCAGGTGTGGTAACTACTCGAGCACATGTTCAATATGTCGCTACGGAATATGGTGTCGCTAATTTGTACGGAAAGAACTTAAGGCAAAGGGCTAAGGCTTTAACTGAGATTGCACATCCTGATCATCGGGAGAGCTTGGAAAAGGCAGCCTTTGAACGGTTTAAGTAA